One genomic segment of Acomys russatus chromosome 6, mAcoRus1.1, whole genome shotgun sequence includes these proteins:
- the Ufc1 gene encoding ubiquitin-fold modifier-conjugating enzyme 1 produces the protein MADEATRRVVSEIPVLKTNAGPRDRELWVQRLKEEYQSLIRYVENNKNSDNDWFRLESNKEGTRWFGKCWYIHDLLKYEFDIEFEIPVTYPTTAPEIAVPELDGKTAKMYRGGKICLTDHFKPLWARNVPKFGLAHLMALGLGPWLAVEIPDLIQKGVIQHKEKCNQ, from the exons ATGGCGGACGAGGCCACCCGGCGGGTCGTGTCTGAGATCCCTGTGCTGAAGACTAACGCCGGACCCCGAGATCGGGAGTTGTGGGTGCAGCGACTAAAGGAGGAATATCAGTCCCTTATCCGG tATGTGGAGAACAACAAGAATTCAGACAATGATTGGTTCCGACTGGAGTCCAACAAGGAAGGGACTCG GTGGTTTGGAAAATGCTGGTACATCCATGACTTGCTCAAATATGAGTTTGACATCGAATTTGAA ATCCCTGTCACATACCCCACTACTGCTCCAGAGATTGCAGTCCCGGAGCTGGATGGGAAGACAGCAAAGATGTACAG GGGTGGCAAAATATGTCTGACGGATCATTTCAAACCTCTGTGGGCTAGGAATGTGCCCAAGTTTGGACTAGCTCACCTCATGGCCCTGGGG CTGGGTCCTTGGCTGGCAGTGGAAATCCCtgatctcattcagaagggtGTGATCcagcacaaagaaaaatgtaaccagtga